The following coding sequences are from one Kushneria phosphatilytica window:
- a CDS encoding bifunctional prephenate dehydrogenase/3-phosphoshikimate 1-carboxyvinyltransferase, with translation MPDEQGILVIGLGLIGSSLLAALRKNGYQGRLLGCDRDKDSVATALEMQLIDEGHTEPQAMLSSASLVVLAVPVMTLPELVGHLAPSVRPDQVMTDVGSTKGAMCEAIIRRLGEMPSWLVPGHPIAGSERSGVSAANAELYCRHRVILTPVDQTAPTAVTRVEKLWRACGAEVETLSVEHHDAVLARTSHLPHLLAFSLVDGLARRDERLEIFRYAAGGFRDFTRIAGSDPVMWRDIYLANRDAVLAALNEFESGVKQLRQAVESGDGDAMLSILSRASHARHYFDTLLNQKSYQAMEQRNIRYRAAHGGKVQGRIRVPGDKSMSHRAIMLGALAEGVTEVEGFLEGEDSLATLQAFREMGVAIEGPHQGRVVIHGVGLHGLKQPAGALYLGNSGTAMRLFSGLLAGQSFTTTLTGDASLTRRPMDRVAQPLRLMGASIETAEGGRPPLSIHGKQGLRGIDYDMPMASAQVKSCLLLAGMYAEGTTRVREPATTRDHTERMLTGFGYPVRREGDQAIIEGGGRLTAGPIDVPADISSAAFFLVAAAITPEADLVLEHVGINPTRIGVINILRQMGANLELLDQREVGGEPVADIRVRHSRLKGIDIPVDQVPLAIDELPVLFIAAANAEGVTRLREASELRVKESDRLQAMADGLTVLGVEHTLYEDGIDITGGHYGGGRVDSLGDHRIAMAFTVAALRAGEDILIEDCANVATSFPDFLQLVNRIGLRVEEQTVDS, from the coding sequence CTGCCGGATGAACAGGGCATTCTGGTCATCGGCTTGGGATTGATCGGCTCATCGCTGCTGGCCGCGCTTCGAAAAAACGGTTACCAGGGTCGGCTGCTTGGCTGTGATCGTGACAAGGACAGTGTAGCGACTGCCCTTGAGATGCAGCTGATTGATGAAGGGCATACCGAGCCACAGGCCATGCTTTCCAGCGCTTCCCTGGTGGTGCTGGCCGTACCGGTTATGACGCTCCCGGAGCTGGTGGGGCACCTGGCCCCATCAGTGAGACCGGATCAGGTCATGACTGATGTGGGCAGTACCAAAGGCGCCATGTGTGAGGCGATTATTCGTCGACTTGGCGAGATGCCCTCCTGGCTGGTTCCCGGTCATCCCATTGCCGGTTCGGAGCGCAGCGGTGTCAGTGCCGCCAACGCTGAGCTTTACTGTCGTCATCGCGTGATTCTGACGCCGGTTGATCAGACGGCGCCCACGGCCGTCACTCGCGTGGAGAAACTCTGGCGTGCTTGTGGTGCCGAGGTGGAAACGCTTTCCGTTGAGCACCATGACGCTGTACTGGCTCGCACCAGTCATTTGCCACATCTGCTGGCCTTTTCTCTGGTTGATGGGCTGGCGCGACGGGATGAGCGCCTTGAAATATTCCGCTACGCGGCTGGCGGGTTTCGCGATTTCACACGAATTGCCGGCAGTGATCCGGTAATGTGGCGGGATATCTATCTGGCCAATCGGGATGCTGTGCTTGCGGCGCTGAATGAATTCGAATCAGGGGTAAAGCAATTACGTCAAGCCGTCGAATCAGGCGATGGCGACGCCATGCTGAGTATCCTGTCACGTGCGAGTCATGCGCGACACTATTTCGACACGCTATTGAATCAGAAGAGCTATCAGGCCATGGAACAACGCAATATTCGCTATCGGGCGGCTCATGGAGGCAAGGTGCAGGGCCGGATCCGGGTACCCGGCGACAAGTCGATGTCGCATCGCGCCATCATGCTTGGAGCACTGGCCGAAGGCGTGACTGAAGTCGAAGGGTTTCTGGAAGGAGAGGACAGTCTGGCGACCCTGCAGGCTTTTCGTGAAATGGGGGTAGCCATTGAAGGACCACACCAGGGGCGTGTAGTCATTCATGGTGTGGGGTTGCATGGTCTGAAGCAGCCGGCCGGGGCGCTCTATCTTGGTAACTCGGGTACGGCCATGCGTCTTTTTTCCGGGTTGTTGGCAGGCCAGTCCTTCACCACCACCCTGACCGGAGATGCCTCCCTGACCCGGCGACCGATGGATCGGGTTGCCCAGCCATTGCGACTGATGGGCGCTTCCATCGAGACTGCCGAAGGTGGGCGCCCACCACTGAGTATCCATGGTAAACAAGGGCTGCGCGGCATCGATTACGACATGCCGATGGCCAGTGCCCAGGTAAAATCCTGCCTGTTGCTGGCCGGCATGTATGCCGAAGGAACGACTCGGGTGCGTGAACCGGCCACGACTCGGGATCATACCGAGCGTATGCTGACCGGTTTCGGTTATCCGGTGCGGCGTGAGGGGGATCAGGCGATCATCGAGGGCGGTGGCCGACTGACCGCAGGACCAATCGATGTGCCGGCAGATATTTCCTCGGCTGCTTTCTTTCTGGTGGCTGCGGCTATTACGCCGGAAGCCGACCTGGTGCTTGAGCATGTCGGCATCAATCCGACCCGAATCGGTGTCATCAACATCCTGCGTCAGATGGGTGCCAACCTGGAACTCCTTGATCAGCGAGAGGTCGGCGGCGAGCCGGTAGCCGATATCCGGGTACGACACTCCAGGTTAAAGGGTATCGATATCCCGGTGGATCAGGTGCCGCTGGCGATTGATGAGTTGCCGGTACTGTTTATCGCTGCCGCCAATGCCGAAGGGGTGACACGGCTGCGTGAGGCATCCGAGCTGAGAGTCAAGGAGTCCGATCGATTGCAGGCGATGGCTGATGGTCTGACGGTGCTGGGCGTTGAACATACGCTCTACGAAGACGGCATTGATATTACCGGTGGTCATTATGGTGGTGGTCGAGTCGACAGTCTGGGAGACCATCGCATTGCCATGGCCTTTACCGTGGCAGCTCTGCGTGCCGGGGAGGATATCCTCATCGAGGATTGTGCCAACGTAGCGACATCGTTCCCGGATTTTTTGCAGCTGGTCAATCGCATCGGGCTGCGGGTGGAAGAACAGACGGTGGACTCATGA
- the pheA gene encoding prephenate dehydratase, which translates to MHDHSSGEQSDGANLEQLRQRIDHIDSELIRLISERAQCAQSVARVKLAEDPEALFYRPEREAQVLKRVMALNPGPLPSEELARLFREMMSACLALEQPIRVAYLGPEGTFTQQAALKHFGDSAVDIPLPAIDEVFREVESGAAHYGVVPVENSTEGVVNNTLDSFMDTSLRICGEVVLRIHHHLLVGENTRRDRISRIYSHAQSLAQCRKWLDAHYPHAERVAVSSNAEAARLVRSEWHSAAIAGDMAARRYELSHLAEKIEDLPDNSTRFLIIGNHDVPPSGEDKTSLVAAMRNQPGALHDLLEPFHRHSIDMTRLESRPSRHGVWNYVFFIDFKGHQDDPLVRAALEEVRLRAAEIRMLGSYPVGVL; encoded by the coding sequence ATGCACGATCATTCCAGTGGTGAGCAGTCCGATGGGGCCAACCTTGAGCAACTGCGCCAGCGTATCGATCATATCGACAGCGAGCTGATTCGGCTGATCAGCGAACGTGCTCAATGTGCTCAGTCGGTGGCCCGGGTCAAGCTGGCCGAGGATCCCGAGGCCCTGTTTTATCGTCCCGAGCGTGAAGCTCAGGTGCTCAAGCGCGTCATGGCGCTCAACCCGGGCCCATTGCCCAGCGAGGAGCTGGCGCGCCTCTTTCGGGAAATGATGTCCGCCTGCCTGGCACTGGAGCAGCCCATCCGGGTAGCTTATCTCGGCCCCGAAGGCACCTTTACTCAACAGGCGGCGCTCAAGCACTTCGGCGACAGTGCTGTGGATATACCCCTGCCGGCCATCGATGAAGTCTTCCGTGAGGTGGAATCCGGGGCTGCTCACTATGGTGTAGTGCCAGTCGAAAATTCGACCGAAGGGGTGGTCAATAATACCCTCGACTCCTTCATGGATACCTCGCTGCGCATATGCGGAGAGGTGGTGCTGCGTATTCATCATCACCTGCTGGTGGGTGAAAATACCCGCCGCGATCGCATTTCGCGCATTTATTCGCACGCTCAGTCGCTGGCCCAGTGCCGCAAGTGGCTCGATGCCCATTACCCCCATGCCGAGCGTGTAGCAGTGTCCTCCAATGCAGAGGCCGCGCGACTGGTGCGCAGCGAGTGGCACAGTGCTGCCATTGCCGGTGATATGGCGGCGCGGCGTTATGAGCTCAGCCATCTGGCTGAAAAGATCGAAGACCTGCCGGATAATTCGACTCGCTTTCTGATTATCGGCAACCATGATGTGCCGCCCAGCGGAGAGGACAAGACCTCGCTGGTGGCTGCCATGCGCAATCAGCCCGGCGCATTGCATGATCTGCTTGAACCTTTCCATCGACACAGTATCGACATGACTCGATTGGAAAGCCGACCTTCCCGGCACGGCGTATGGAATTATGTCTTTTTCATCGACTTCAAGGGCCACCAGGATGATCCACTGGTACGTGCGGCTCTTGAAGAGGTGCGCCTGCGTGCTGCCGAAATTCGCATGCTGGGTTCCTATCCGGTGGGGGTGCTTTGA